The following coding sequences lie in one Stenotrophomonas rhizophila genomic window:
- a CDS encoding low affinity iron permease family protein, translating into MSLRSVFNLVAKKAAYAAGTPWTFLAAVSIVALWALSGPVFKFNDTWQLVINTGTTIITFLMVFLIQHSQNADAAAVQIKLDELIRATAEANNELLDLEELDEERLEEIRREYERMAREAGDALERARACHGDGRDDDRVDNRGHDRS; encoded by the coding sequence ATGAGCCTTCGAAGTGTGTTCAACCTGGTCGCCAAGAAGGCGGCCTATGCAGCAGGAACGCCTTGGACGTTCCTTGCCGCCGTGTCCATCGTGGCGCTGTGGGCACTCAGCGGCCCCGTCTTCAAATTCAACGATACGTGGCAGCTGGTGATCAACACCGGCACCACGATCATCACCTTCCTGATGGTGTTCCTGATCCAGCACAGCCAGAACGCGGATGCGGCTGCGGTGCAGATCAAGCTCGATGAGCTGATCCGGGCCACCGCCGAGGCCAACAACGAACTGCTGGACCTGGAAGAGCTCGACGAAGAGCGACTGGAAGAGATCCGCCGCGAGTACGAGCGCATGGCACGCGAAGCCGGTGATGCGCTGGAACGTGCGCGTGCCTGCCATGGCGATGGGCGGGATGATGACCGGGTGGATAACCGAGGTCATGACCGATCATGA
- the smeE gene encoding multidrug efflux RND transporter permease subunit SmeE, producing the protein MARYFIDRPIFAWVIAIIIMLAGALAVVKLPVSMYPEVAPPAVEISATYPGASAKVVEDSVTQIIEQNMKGIDGLIYFSSNSSANGQATITLTFESGTNPDIAQVQVQNKLQLAMPLLPQEVQRQGINVAKSSSGFLQVIGFVSNDGSMDANDISDYVGSNVVDPLSRVPGVGNIQVFGGKYAMRIWLDPNKLHTYKLSVDEVTAAITAQNAQVAIGQLGGAPSVKGQQLNATINAQDRLQTPEQFRNILVRGGTDGSELRLGDVARVELGAESYDFVTRYNGKPSTGIAITLATGANALDTANGVRAALEDMKSNFPAGLESVVPYDTTPFVQVSIKGVIKTLIEAIVLVFVVMYLFLQNFRATLIPTIAVPVVLLGTFGILAALGFSINMLTMFAMVLAIGLLVDDAIVVVENVERIMSEEGLSPLEATRKSMGQITGALVGIGLVLSAVFVPMAFMSGATGVIYRQFSATIVSAMALSVLVAIVLTPALCATMLKPLKKGEHHVAHKGWSGRFFGGFNRGFDRSSETYQRGVKGILARPWRFMSIFAVLALVMGLLFMRLPSSFLPNEDQGILMALVQTPVGATQERTLEAMYQLEEHFLKNETDAVESVFSVQGFSFAGMGQNAGMSFIKLKDWKERDADQGVGPITGRAMGALGQIKDAFIFAFPPPAMPELGIGSGYTFFLKDTSGQGHEALLNARNQLLGGAGGSKLLANVRPNGQEDTPQLRIDVDVEKANALGLSVASINNTLATAWGSSYIDDFIDRGRVKRVYVQSDADFRMNPDDFNVWSVKNSQGEMVPFSAFASKRWDYGSPRLERYNGVSAMEIQGEPAPGVASGDAMVEIERIAKDLPPGFEIEWTALSYQERQAGSQTPLLYTLSLLIVFLCLAALYESWSVPTSVLLVAPLGILGAVLANTMRGMERDIYFQVAMLTTVGLTSKNAILIVEFAKENLEKGAGLIEATMHAVRDRLRPIIMTSLAFGLGVLPLAIASGAGSGAQRAIGTGVLGGMVVGTVLGVFFIPLFFVVVQRLFNRKLRAAEASPQAGTQHNGDTPEGGNHE; encoded by the coding sequence ATGGCTCGTTATTTTATTGATCGCCCCATCTTCGCGTGGGTGATTGCGATCATCATCATGCTCGCCGGTGCGCTGGCCGTGGTGAAGCTGCCCGTGTCGATGTACCCCGAAGTGGCCCCGCCCGCCGTTGAAATCAGCGCCACCTACCCGGGTGCGTCGGCCAAGGTGGTGGAAGACTCGGTGACCCAGATCATCGAGCAGAACATGAAGGGCATCGATGGCCTGATCTACTTCTCCTCCAACAGCTCGGCCAACGGCCAGGCCACCATCACCCTTACCTTCGAGAGCGGGACCAACCCGGACATCGCGCAGGTGCAGGTGCAGAACAAGCTGCAGCTGGCCATGCCGCTGCTGCCGCAGGAAGTACAGCGGCAGGGCATCAACGTGGCCAAGTCGAGCAGCGGCTTCCTGCAGGTGATCGGCTTTGTGTCCAACGACGGCAGCATGGACGCCAACGACATCTCCGACTACGTCGGCTCCAATGTCGTGGACCCGCTCAGCCGCGTGCCGGGCGTGGGCAACATCCAGGTGTTCGGTGGCAAGTACGCCATGCGCATCTGGCTGGACCCCAACAAGCTGCACACCTACAAGCTGTCGGTGGATGAAGTGACCGCGGCGATCACCGCGCAGAACGCGCAGGTCGCCATCGGCCAGCTCGGCGGCGCGCCGTCGGTGAAGGGTCAGCAGCTCAACGCCACCATCAACGCGCAGGACCGCCTGCAGACCCCGGAACAGTTCCGCAACATCCTGGTCCGCGGCGGCACCGACGGCAGCGAGCTGCGCCTGGGCGACGTTGCCCGCGTGGAACTGGGCGCGGAAAGCTACGACTTCGTCACCCGCTACAACGGCAAGCCGTCCACCGGTATCGCCATCACCCTGGCCACCGGCGCCAACGCGCTGGACACCGCCAACGGCGTGCGCGCCGCGCTGGAGGACATGAAGTCCAACTTCCCGGCCGGGCTGGAATCGGTGGTGCCGTATGACACCACCCCGTTCGTGCAGGTCTCGATCAAGGGCGTCATCAAGACCCTGATCGAAGCGATCGTGCTCGTGTTCGTGGTGATGTACCTGTTCCTGCAGAACTTCCGTGCCACCCTGATCCCGACCATCGCGGTACCGGTGGTGTTGCTGGGCACGTTCGGCATCCTGGCCGCGCTGGGCTTCTCGATCAACATGCTGACCATGTTCGCCATGGTGCTGGCGATCGGCCTATTGGTCGATGACGCCATCGTGGTGGTGGAGAACGTCGAACGCATCATGTCCGAAGAGGGCCTGTCACCGCTGGAGGCCACCCGCAAGTCGATGGGGCAGATCACCGGCGCGCTGGTGGGTATCGGTCTGGTGCTGTCGGCGGTGTTCGTGCCGATGGCCTTCATGAGCGGTGCCACCGGCGTCATCTACCGGCAGTTCTCGGCCACCATCGTGTCGGCCATGGCGTTGTCGGTGCTGGTCGCCATCGTGCTCACCCCGGCGCTGTGCGCCACCATGCTCAAGCCGCTGAAGAAGGGCGAGCACCATGTGGCGCACAAGGGCTGGTCGGGCCGGTTCTTCGGCGGTTTCAACCGCGGCTTCGACCGCTCCAGCGAAACCTACCAGCGCGGCGTCAAGGGCATCCTGGCCCGGCCGTGGCGCTTCATGTCGATCTTCGCCGTGCTGGCACTGGTGATGGGCCTGCTGTTCATGCGCCTGCCCAGCTCGTTCCTGCCCAACGAAGACCAGGGCATCCTGATGGCACTGGTGCAGACCCCGGTCGGCGCTACCCAGGAACGCACCCTGGAAGCGATGTACCAGCTGGAAGAACACTTCCTGAAGAATGAAACCGACGCGGTCGAGTCGGTGTTCTCGGTGCAGGGCTTCAGCTTCGCCGGCATGGGCCAGAACGCGGGCATGTCCTTCATCAAGCTCAAGGACTGGAAGGAGCGCGACGCCGACCAGGGCGTGGGGCCGATCACCGGCCGCGCGATGGGCGCACTGGGCCAGATCAAGGACGCCTTCATCTTCGCCTTCCCGCCGCCGGCCATGCCGGAGCTGGGCATCGGCTCGGGCTACACCTTCTTCCTGAAGGACACCAGCGGGCAGGGCCACGAAGCACTGCTCAACGCACGCAACCAGCTTCTGGGCGGCGCAGGCGGCAGCAAGCTGCTGGCCAACGTGCGTCCCAACGGCCAGGAAGACACCCCGCAGCTGCGCATCGACGTGGACGTGGAGAAGGCCAATGCGCTGGGCCTGTCGGTGGCCTCGATCAACAACACCCTCGCCACCGCGTGGGGCAGCAGCTACATCGATGACTTCATCGACCGTGGCCGGGTCAAGCGCGTGTATGTGCAGTCCGATGCGGATTTCCGCATGAACCCGGACGACTTCAACGTGTGGTCGGTGAAGAACAGCCAGGGCGAGATGGTGCCGTTCAGTGCCTTCGCCTCCAAGCGCTGGGACTACGGTTCGCCGCGCCTGGAGCGCTACAACGGTGTGTCGGCCATGGAAATCCAGGGCGAGCCGGCCCCGGGCGTGGCCTCCGGCGATGCCATGGTGGAAATCGAGCGTATCGCCAAGGACCTGCCGCCGGGCTTCGAGATCGAATGGACCGCGTTGTCCTACCAGGAACGCCAGGCCGGTTCGCAGACGCCGCTGCTGTACACGCTGTCGCTGCTGATCGTGTTCCTGTGCCTGGCTGCGTTGTATGAAAGCTGGAGCGTGCCGACCTCGGTGCTGCTGGTGGCCCCGCTGGGCATCCTCGGCGCGGTGCTGGCCAACACCATGCGTGGCATGGAACGCGACATCTACTTCCAGGTGGCCATGCTCACCACGGTGGGTCTGACCAGCAAGAACGCGATCCTGATCGTGGAGTTCGCCAAGGAAAACCTGGAGAAGGGCGCTGGCCTGATCGAGGCCACCATGCATGCCGTGCGCGACCGTCTGCGCCCGATCATCATGACCTCGCTGGCCTTCGGCCTGGGCGTGCTGCCGCTGGCGATCGCCTCCGGTGCCGGTTCGGGCGCGCAGCGCGCGATCGGTACCGGCGTGCTCGGCGGCATGGTGGTGGGCACCGTGCTGGGCGTGTTCTTCATCCCGCTGTTCTTCGTGGTGGTGCAGCGCCTGTTCAACCGCAAGCTGCGCGCGGCCGAGGCGTCCCCGCAGGCCGGCACGCAACACAACGGCGATACGCCGGAAGGTGGCAATCATGAGTAA
- the ubiE gene encoding bifunctional demethylmenaquinone methyltransferase/2-methoxy-6-polyprenyl-1,4-benzoquinol methylase UbiE produces MSESPYKTGTTHFGFRDVAAKDKQKLVGEVFTSVARSYDLMNDLMSLGIHRAWKRYYVATAQVKPGDRVLDLAGGTGDIAALIKERVGDEGEVVLGDINAGMLSVGRDRLMNRGLVKGLEYVQCNAEALPFPDASFDLVTIAFGLRNVTDKDAGLREMYRVLKVGGQARVLEFSEVTADWFKPIYDFHSFKILPKLGQLFARDGDSYQYLAESIRKHPPQEQLKTMMGEAGFARCHYKNLTGGIVSIHSGYKV; encoded by the coding sequence ATGAGCGAATCCCCCTACAAGACTGGCACCACCCATTTCGGCTTCCGCGATGTCGCAGCCAAGGACAAGCAGAAGCTGGTGGGCGAAGTGTTCACCTCGGTCGCGCGCAGCTACGACCTGATGAACGACCTGATGAGCCTGGGCATCCACCGGGCCTGGAAGCGCTACTACGTGGCCACCGCGCAGGTGAAGCCGGGTGACCGCGTGCTCGACCTGGCCGGCGGCACCGGCGACATCGCCGCGCTGATCAAGGAGCGGGTGGGTGACGAGGGTGAAGTGGTGCTGGGCGACATCAACGCCGGCATGCTGTCGGTGGGCCGCGACCGGTTGATGAACCGCGGCCTGGTCAAGGGCCTGGAGTACGTGCAGTGCAACGCCGAGGCGCTGCCGTTCCCGGACGCCAGCTTCGACCTGGTGACCATCGCCTTCGGCCTGCGCAACGTGACCGACAAGGACGCCGGCCTGCGCGAGATGTACCGCGTGCTCAAGGTGGGCGGCCAGGCGCGCGTGCTGGAGTTCTCCGAAGTCACCGCGGACTGGTTCAAGCCGATCTACGACTTCCACTCGTTCAAGATCCTGCCCAAGCTGGGCCAGCTGTTCGCGCGTGACGGCGACAGCTACCAGTACCTGGCCGAGAGCATCCGCAAGCACCCGCCGCAGGAACAGCTCAAGACCATGATGGGCGAGGCGGGCTTCGCGCGCTGCCATTACAAGAACCTGACCGGCGGCATCGTCTCGATCCACTCCGGCTACAAGGTTTGA
- a CDS encoding nucleoside deaminase, protein MITTPDYAALLETAIAEARQGLAEGGIPIGAALYHNDGRLLGCGHNRRVQEGDPSVHGETDAFRKAGRQRRYQDTIMVTTLAPCWYCSGLVRQFNIGTVVVGESVTFQGGIEWLRENGVKVIDMQSQACIDLLGGFISAHPEVWNEDIGE, encoded by the coding sequence ATGATCACCACCCCCGACTACGCCGCCCTGCTTGAAACCGCCATCGCCGAAGCCCGCCAGGGCCTGGCCGAAGGCGGCATCCCGATCGGCGCTGCCCTGTACCACAACGACGGCCGCCTGCTGGGCTGCGGCCACAACCGCCGGGTGCAGGAAGGCGACCCGTCGGTGCACGGGGAAACCGATGCGTTCCGCAAGGCCGGCCGCCAGCGCCGCTACCAGGACACCATCATGGTCACCACGCTGGCCCCGTGCTGGTACTGCAGCGGGCTGGTGCGCCAGTTCAACATCGGCACCGTGGTGGTAGGCGAGTCGGTCACCTTCCAGGGCGGCATCGAATGGCTGCGCGAAAACGGGGTCAAAGTCATCGACATGCAGAGTCAGGCCTGCATCGACCTGCTGGGCGGCTTCATTTCGGCCCACCCGGAGGTCTGGAACGAAGACATCGGCGAGTGA
- a CDS encoding M1 family metallopeptidase: MRSPFLLIPLAVALAAGCSKEAAAPAAAPTATAPASTAMKADSRSHDESSYAEPDKVVVKDLALDLKLDFDAKQIGGTATYTLEWKDKAAKQLVLDTRELTVSKVEAIDADGKASPLQFVLAPADKVFGSKLSIEAPAQPAKVQITYHTAPTASGLQWLEPSMTEGKKLPFMFSQSQAIHARSWVPLQDTPSVRFTYSAHVTSRADVMVLMSADNDPKAARDGDYTFKMPQPIPSYLLAIAAGDLVFEPISGRSGVWAEPTMVGKAAKEFEDTEKMIGAAEKLYGQYRWGRYDMLVLPPSFPFGGMENPRLTFATPTVIVGDKSLVSLVAHELAHSWSGNLVTNASWKDIWLNEGFTTYVQGRITEALYGQEMAEMEREIDQNDLLAEVKDMSPADQALALPPLTERDPDDALSQVAYVKGAWFLQFLEQRFGRETFDPFLRGWFDDHAFQSANTDQFVAYLKKNLLSKKPGAVTDAELKAWLDEPGIPSFATKARSRNFSIVDTARIAWQGSNTLPNVQITGEWGTQEWVHFIDGLGKTLPLDKLAALDKAYHFTGTANGEIAMRWYPLAIRSGYAEANEPAAAFIERVGRRKLILPIYAELVKTPEGLAFAKAAFEKAKPGYHPITTASVQDMLDKASK, encoded by the coding sequence ATGCGATCTCCGTTCCTGCTCATTCCCCTTGCCGTGGCGCTGGCCGCCGGCTGTTCCAAAGAAGCGGCCGCCCCGGCTGCCGCGCCCACCGCCACCGCACCGGCGAGCACTGCCATGAAAGCCGACAGCCGCAGCCACGATGAAAGCTCCTACGCCGAGCCGGACAAGGTGGTGGTCAAGGACCTGGCGCTGGACCTGAAGCTGGACTTCGACGCCAAGCAGATCGGTGGCACCGCCACCTACACCCTGGAGTGGAAGGACAAGGCGGCCAAGCAGCTGGTGCTCGACACCCGCGAGCTGACCGTGTCGAAGGTCGAGGCGATCGACGCCGACGGCAAGGCATCGCCGCTGCAGTTCGTGCTGGCCCCGGCCGACAAGGTGTTCGGCAGCAAGCTGAGCATCGAGGCGCCTGCGCAGCCGGCCAAGGTGCAGATCACCTACCACACCGCCCCGACCGCCTCGGGCCTGCAGTGGCTGGAGCCGTCGATGACCGAGGGCAAGAAGCTGCCCTTCATGTTCAGCCAGTCCCAGGCCATCCACGCCCGTTCGTGGGTGCCGTTGCAGGACACGCCGAGCGTGCGCTTCACCTACAGCGCGCATGTCACCTCGCGCGCGGACGTGATGGTGCTGATGAGCGCCGACAACGATCCCAAGGCCGCGCGTGACGGTGATTACACCTTCAAGATGCCGCAGCCGATCCCGTCCTACCTGCTGGCCATCGCCGCCGGCGACCTGGTGTTCGAGCCGATCTCCGGCCGCTCCGGCGTGTGGGCTGAACCGACCATGGTCGGCAAGGCCGCCAAGGAATTCGAAGACACCGAGAAGATGATCGGCGCCGCCGAGAAGCTGTACGGCCAGTACCGCTGGGGCCGCTACGACATGCTGGTGCTGCCGCCGTCGTTCCCGTTCGGTGGCATGGAAAACCCGCGCCTGACCTTCGCCACGCCCACCGTGATCGTGGGCGACAAGTCGCTGGTGTCGCTGGTGGCCCACGAACTGGCGCACAGCTGGTCGGGCAACCTGGTGACCAACGCCAGCTGGAAGGACATCTGGCTCAACGAAGGCTTCACCACCTACGTGCAGGGCCGCATCACCGAAGCGCTGTATGGCCAGGAAATGGCCGAGATGGAGCGCGAGATCGACCAGAACGACCTGCTGGCCGAAGTGAAGGACATGAGCCCGGCCGACCAGGCGCTGGCGCTGCCGCCGCTGACCGAGCGTGATCCGGACGACGCGCTGAGCCAGGTCGCCTACGTCAAGGGCGCCTGGTTCCTGCAGTTCCTGGAGCAGCGTTTTGGTCGCGAGACCTTCGACCCGTTCCTGCGCGGCTGGTTCGATGACCACGCCTTCCAGAGCGCGAACACCGACCAGTTCGTTGCGTACCTGAAGAAGAACCTGCTGTCCAAGAAGCCGGGTGCCGTGACCGACGCCGAGCTGAAGGCATGGCTGGACGAGCCGGGCATTCCGTCGTTCGCGACCAAGGCCCGCTCGCGCAACTTCTCCATCGTCGATACCGCGCGCATCGCCTGGCAGGGCAGCAACACCCTGCCGAACGTGCAGATCACCGGCGAGTGGGGCACCCAGGAATGGGTGCACTTCATCGATGGCCTGGGCAAGACCCTGCCGCTGGACAAGCTGGCGGCGCTGGACAAGGCGTACCACTTCACCGGAACCGCCAATGGCGAAATCGCGATGCGCTGGTACCCGCTGGCCATCCGCAGTGGTTACGCCGAAGCCAACGAACCGGCCGCGGCCTTCATCGAGCGCGTGGGCCGTCGCAAGCTGATCCTGCCGATCTACGCAGAACTGGTGAAGACCCCCGAAGGCCTGGCATTCGCCAAGGCGGCCTTCGAGAAGGCCAAGCCGGGCTACCACCCGATCACCACCGCGTCGGTGCAGGACATGCTGGACAAGGCAAGCAAGTAG
- a CDS encoding GGDEF domain-containing protein has product MRLYRGLARVFPRSFSAKLMTVVFIGVHVPLLGLLLWMAVSGHYQRDTMWTVVGVVLGATLVGTAMAMMALYRLMAPLRQAADALEAYYDEQRLPHLPDLGHDEIGRLLRSINRNLHGVDAGLRDLRRSVLLDPLTQALNRRGCEQALADSAQLAQSRRQPLSLFVVDLDNLKPINDAHGHLAGDQVLVRLVESARQWLQPGDWIGRWGGDEFVLAVHASHAVACVRLRHWLAVLAADNGEQTPLKASAGGAAYRPGEDLREVYRRADAAMYRAKYAGGARLLCEPD; this is encoded by the coding sequence ATGCGTCTGTACCGCGGCCTGGCCCGCGTGTTTCCCCGGTCGTTCAGCGCCAAGCTGATGACCGTGGTGTTCATCGGCGTGCACGTACCGCTGCTGGGGCTGCTGCTGTGGATGGCGGTCAGCGGCCACTACCAGCGCGACACGATGTGGACCGTGGTCGGCGTGGTGCTGGGCGCCACCCTGGTGGGCACCGCGATGGCGATGATGGCGCTGTACCGGCTGATGGCGCCGCTGCGCCAGGCCGCCGACGCGCTGGAGGCCTACTACGACGAACAGCGCCTGCCGCACCTGCCCGACCTGGGCCATGACGAGATCGGCCGGCTGCTGCGCAGCATCAACCGCAACCTGCACGGCGTCGACGCCGGCCTGCGCGACCTGCGCCGCAGCGTGCTGCTCGATCCGCTCACCCAGGCGCTGAACCGGCGTGGCTGCGAGCAGGCCCTGGCCGACTCGGCGCAGCTGGCGCAATCGCGCCGGCAGCCGTTGAGCCTGTTCGTGGTGGACCTGGACAACCTCAAGCCGATCAATGACGCGCACGGCCACCTGGCCGGCGACCAGGTGCTGGTACGCCTGGTGGAATCGGCGCGGCAGTGGCTGCAGCCCGGCGACTGGATCGGGCGCTGGGGCGGGGATGAGTTCGTGTTGGCCGTGCACGCCAGCCACGCGGTGGCCTGCGTGCGGTTGCGCCACTGGTTGGCCGTGCTGGCCGCAGACAACGGTGAACAGACGCCGCTCAAGGCCAGTGCCGGTGGCGCGGCGTATCGACCGGGCGAAGACCTGCGCGAGGTCTACCGCCGCGCGGACGCGGCGATGTACCGCGCCAAATATGCCGGCGGCGCGCGGTTGCTGTGCGAACCCGACTGA
- a CDS encoding HAD family hydrolase: MTAAGDPAAALPLSAIRHWVFDMDGTLTVAVHDFERIKRELAIPVQDDILTHLAGLPAAEATAKHAWLLAHERALAAEAQPAPGAVALVRALQGAGCRLGILTRNVRSLAQITLQAIGLDDVFAEQDIIGRDEAEPKPSPAGLQYFVQRWQVDPAQVVMVGDYRFDLECGRAAGTRTLLVNAPDNPWPGMACWHLADCRAVLAHCQR, encoded by the coding sequence ATGACGGCGGCGGGCGACCCGGCTGCGGCGTTGCCGCTGTCGGCGATCCGCCACTGGGTGTTCGACATGGACGGCACCCTGACCGTGGCGGTGCACGACTTCGAGCGGATCAAACGCGAACTGGCGATCCCGGTGCAGGACGACATCCTCACCCACCTGGCCGGGTTGCCCGCGGCGGAGGCCACGGCCAAGCACGCCTGGCTGCTGGCGCATGAGCGTGCGCTGGCCGCCGAGGCCCAGCCCGCGCCGGGCGCGGTGGCGCTGGTGCGCGCGCTGCAGGGGGCGGGCTGCCGGCTGGGCATCCTGACCCGCAACGTGCGCAGCCTGGCGCAGATCACCCTGCAGGCGATCGGGCTGGACGACGTGTTTGCCGAGCAGGACATCATCGGCCGCGACGAAGCCGAGCCGAAACCCTCCCCGGCCGGGCTGCAGTACTTCGTGCAGCGCTGGCAGGTGGACCCGGCGCAGGTGGTGATGGTGGGCGACTACCGCTTCGACCTGGAATGCGGCCGTGCGGCCGGCACCCGGACGCTGCTGGTCAATGCCCCGGACAACCCGTGGCCGGGCATGGCCTGCTGGCACCTGGCCGATTGCCGCGCGGTGCTGGCGCACTGCCAGCGCTAG
- a CDS encoding efflux transporter outer membrane subunit gives MSKASSLLALAVAAALSGCATLVPSSTEVAPAIPAQWPATTSGTSSATVEVADIGWRDFFVDPRLQAVIAQSLDNNRDLRVAVLNVEKARAQYRIQRADRVPAVGVQGQMTRTGGDAPVTEQFSANLGVVEFELDLFGRVRNLSQAALQQYFSEAANRRSAQLSLVAEVANAWLTLGADNEQLRIAQATLASYEDSLRLAEARHQLGGASSLELSQTRTLVETARTDVARFAGQVAQDRNALVLLAGGPVDDTLLPATEVTEIAAVRPLPAGVPGEVLLRRPDVMAAEHTLLSANANIGAARAAFFPSISLTGSIGSASSELSNLFDSGTRAWSFVPTLNLPIFQGGKLRANLGVATANRDIALAQYEKAIQSGFREAADALALNDSLDAQLASQQALMAAATQAQTLSQARYDAGLDSFVTLLDARRTAYTARKSLVSTQLAQQSNQVALYKVLGGGWHERG, from the coding sequence ATGAGTAAGGCATCCTCCCTGCTGGCCCTCGCCGTGGCCGCGGCACTGTCCGGCTGCGCCACGCTGGTGCCGTCCAGCACCGAGGTCGCGCCGGCGATCCCGGCGCAGTGGCCGGCCACCACCAGCGGCACGTCCTCGGCCACCGTCGAGGTGGCCGACATCGGCTGGCGCGATTTCTTCGTCGACCCGCGCCTGCAGGCGGTGATCGCCCAGTCGCTGGACAACAACCGCGACCTGCGCGTGGCCGTGCTCAACGTCGAAAAGGCGCGGGCGCAGTACCGCATCCAGCGCGCCGACCGCGTGCCTGCGGTCGGCGTGCAGGGGCAGATGACCCGCACCGGCGGCGATGCCCCGGTCACCGAGCAGTTCAGCGCGAACCTCGGTGTGGTCGAGTTCGAGCTGGACCTGTTCGGCCGCGTGCGCAACCTGAGCCAGGCGGCGTTGCAGCAGTACTTCAGCGAGGCGGCCAACCGGCGCAGCGCGCAGCTCAGCCTGGTGGCCGAAGTGGCCAATGCCTGGCTGACCCTGGGCGCGGACAACGAACAGCTGCGCATCGCCCAGGCCACCCTGGCCAGCTACGAAGACTCGCTGCGGCTGGCCGAGGCGCGTCATCAGCTGGGCGGCGCGTCGTCGCTGGAACTCAGCCAGACGCGTACGCTGGTGGAAACCGCACGCACCGACGTGGCCCGCTTTGCCGGGCAGGTGGCGCAGGACCGCAACGCGTTGGTGCTGCTGGCCGGTGGGCCGGTCGATGACACCCTGTTGCCGGCAACCGAAGTGACCGAGATCGCGGCGGTGCGCCCGCTGCCGGCCGGCGTTCCCGGTGAGGTGCTGCTGCGCCGTCCCGACGTGATGGCCGCCGAGCACACGCTGCTGTCGGCCAATGCCAACATCGGTGCGGCCCGTGCGGCGTTCTTCCCGTCGATCAGCCTCACCGGCAGCATCGGCTCGGCGTCGTCGGAGCTGTCCAACCTGTTCGACAGCGGCACTCGTGCCTGGAGCTTCGTGCCGACGCTGAACCTGCCGATCTTCCAGGGCGGCAAGCTGCGCGCCAATCTGGGCGTGGCCACCGCCAACCGCGATATCGCACTGGCGCAGTACGAAAAGGCCATCCAGTCGGGCTTCCGCGAGGCGGCCGATGCATTGGCGCTCAACGACAGCCTGGATGCGCAGCTGGCCTCGCAGCAGGCCCTGATGGCGGCGGCCACGCAGGCGCAGACGCTGTCGCAGGCGCGCTACGACGCCGGGCTGGACAGCTTCGTCACCCTCCTGGATGCGCGGCGCACCGCCTATACCGCGCGCAAGTCGCTGGTCAGCACGCAGCTGGCGCAGCAGTCCAACCAGGTCGCGCTGTACAAGGTGCTGGGCGGCGGCTGGCACGAGCGCGGTTGA